The Verrucomicrobiota bacterium genomic sequence GCGGCAGCCAGGGTTTGAAGTTGGTGGGGCCAGACGAGGATGATTTGGCCGCAGTGGGAGCAGCATGGCTGCCGCTGCCAGGGGCCGGAGCCGGTTCCTTCAAGGCCTCGCGCACGCGGGCCAAAATTTCTTCACGAGCGTTCATACCAATGCCCGCGAGCTTATGCCCGCCGCGGGGCGGAGTTCAAGGCTAATGATGTTTTCTATCTCACCGATACTCAGATACGGAACCTCAGATCCTGCCCACCTCGTATTTTTCGTAATGTACCAACGCGCTTGATGCAGCCCTGAATGAGCAACGAGCGCCTCGCCGATTCGGACGCGCTCCCGCCGCCGCGCATTCCAAAACGCCTCTAACCGCATCGCGGCCAGTCCGGCGTTAGGAGGTCTGTATGGCTCAAGAAAGCAAATTTCTATCACTACTTCTTCTGATAGAGGCGGACGTAGTCAACGAGCAGGTTGTCTTCAGGGGGCAGGAAGTTCTCCCATTGGCTCGTGGGCCCGCACCAGGGGGCGGCTTCGACGCTGATCTTGATGAATGCCGGTTTGCGGCAGGTGCCCGCTAAATGGGTCCATGAAACCGCTGAAGGGGTCCATGAAATCCCGCAGGGGAATAGACTACCGGTTGGCGACTGGGAAATTCGCCAATTACTTCGTGATTACGCCGAAATCAGGTCTGCTTTAGGATTTTCCCGGCGAACCGTTTTCAGAGAATCCAATCGTTCGCGTTATTTGACCATCGGCGTCACGCGCCAACGGATGATCACTTTGATCTTGTCGCCAGTTTCGATTTTCATCGCCAGCAAATTCAGGCAAGGCGGGGCGATTTTGAAATCCGTCATCTTCATGTCAATGGTGCTGGAGAAAATCAAATCTTCGCTATCCTTTTCCAAAGTCACCGGCATGCTGATGGTATTGGTTACCCCGTGGATAATGAGGTCGCCCTTGGCCAATAAATCGCCCGGGGCCTTCTTCAACTCCAGCTCCTTTAGGATATAAACGATCCGCTGAAAGTCCGGATCATTCTCCACCTCCATTTGTTTGTACATCACATCATCCATGGACGAGCCACTGCTGCTGTGCATGGAACTGACGCGGATGATGACCTTCAGCTCGGCCTGGAGCTTGCCGGGCGTGCCCTTGGCCAGGGCGGCCGCATCGAGCTTCATGCTGCCGGCGATCATTTTACTTTCCACCCACCAATCATGGATGTTGGAAGTGCCTTCCACGCGGGCCTTGGTATCCCCGCCCGGCTTGGATTTATATTCCTTGAGATCCTGAGCCGAAGCCGCAAACGCGGAAATCAGCGTTATTCCCAGAGCGAGACGAATCATATTTTGTTTCATAAGCGGATGTAGTTAATAATTACTGGTAGAACTTGGTTGTTAGCGCTGTTCATGCTTTCACGCATCGCGGTGCGGCAAAGGAGCACGGCTTTTTCCTCGGAAAAGTCATTTTCAGCGCTTATGTTCATGGGTGAGACCATACGCGCACGCCGATACGGGTCAAGTGCATAAAGCAGGCTGGAGGCTGGAGACCTTCATCCATCCGGCGCCAGGCGATCACGATGAACGCCGGTTTGCGGCAGATGCCCTGCGACTTGGCAAGCGGGGGGCCTTCCTCGCCTTCCTCGACCGTCCCCCCCCGCGCCAAACGTTGGCTGATCGGCCCCATGGAATAACACCCCGCATGATGAATCTATGAAAATATCTTTCTGCCAATTATCGTTCTGCAAAATTTCGGGCTTCGGCCTTCTTTCGGATTTTTAACTTCGGACTGATGGTCATTGGTTCCCCATAAACCATTTAACTAATCAACCCCTTCTTGCGCAGCATGGCTTCCATGGCTTTGTCCATCATCAGGTCGGCCAGGCGGCGGGTGACTTCATCCAGCGCGGCGTTCGCGGCCTTGAGTTTGGTGGGGTCGCCCACTTTGGTGCGGGAATCTTCGGCGGAAAGCACTGCTTCAACGGCAGTCAGGGCGTCCTCGACTTGTTGTTTATAGGCGGCGTCCAATTCAGCGGCGCATTCGGCCAAACCTTTGCGGGTGGCCATGATGGTTTCACCAGCGCGGATTTTGGCTTCGATCCATTGGCGGGCGCGCAGGTCGTCAAAGGCGTGCTCGACGGATTCCTCGACCATCTTCTGCACTTCCGCATCGTCCACGTCCACGGCGGATTTCATCTGGACGATTTTCTGGTGACCGGTCTTCAGGTCGCGGGCAAGGACGTGCAAGATGCCGTTGGCATCTATTTCAAACTGCACGCCGACACGCGGCACGCCCTTGGGGGCGGGCTCAAATTCAATTTCAAAGCGGCCAAGGCTCCAGTTGTCGTTGGCTCGTTCGCGCTCGCCCTGTAACACATGGATGAGCATGGAACGCTGGTTGTCCACGGCGGTGGTGAATTGCTCGCCAGCCTTGACCGGGATGGTGGTGTTGCGCGGGATGATGACATTCATCAAACCGCCAAAGGTTTCAATGCCGAGCGATAGGGGCGTGACATCGAGCAGAAGCACGTTTTTGAAGCCGCCACTCAGGATTTCCGCCTGGATGGCCGCACCGAGGGCAACGGCTTCATCGGGATTTTGCGAGGTGTTGAGCTGGGGACCTTTGGCGACGTGATAGTCGTCACCCAAGCGGATGTCGCCGCGAGTCTCCTCGAACTCGACGCAGCCAAACCATTCAGAAACGAGGCGGCGGACCAACGGCATGCGGGTCTGGCCGCCGACCAGGATGACTTGATCGAGTTCGTTCGCCTGTAATTTGGCGTCGGCCAGAGAGCGCAGGCAATGGGCGCGGGTGCGCTCAATGATGTCGCGGGTGAGGCGTTCCAGTTCCGCGCGGGTCAGCTTGTAATTGAAGCTAAAAGCGGGCGTAAGAAAGGGCAGGGCGACTTCGACCTCGGATTCGGACGAAAGCCGGATCTTGGTTTGCTCGGCGGTCTCGCGAATGCGGGAGAGCATCGGCAGGTCGCGCGTGGCATCGGGGCCGCCGGCGGCTTTGATTTTTTCGACGAGGAAATCAATGAGGCGTTTATCGAGGTCATCCCCCCCAAGGCGGGTGTTGCCGTTGGTGGACAGCACCTGGAAGACGCCGGCGTTGAGTTCGAGGATGGAAAGATCGAACGTGCCGCCCCCGAGATCATAGACGGCGACCTTGGATTTTTCTTTCAGTTTATCCAGTCCGTATGCCAGGGCGGCGGCGGTGGGTTCATTGACGATGCGTTCGACGGTCAGCCCGGCGAGTTCGCCCGCTTTGATGGTGGCGTTGCGCTGGGCATCGTTGAAATAGGCGGGAACGGTAATGACGGCGCGGGTGATCGGTTCGCCCAGCGAGGCTTCGGCATCGCGTTTCAGCTTCTTCAGCACTTCGGCGGAAATCTCTTCGGGGGTCCAGGCGCGGCCATGAATGTCCATGGTGACCGTGCCGCTGCCTTCACCTTTGACGGGGTAGGTAACGAGCATCTCTTCCTTCGAGATGTCGGCACCGCGTCGGCCCATGAAGCGTTTGACCGAATAAACCGTCTCCGCCGGGCGCAGCACGCGGATGCGATTGGCGGGGTGGCCAACAATGGTGTCCTGGTTGGGGCCGGGGATGTTCACCACGGAGGGGGTCAGGCGCTGGCCATCGGGGGCCGCAATGACATACGGAATCCCGGAATCCACCATGGCCACCAGTGAATTGGTGGTACCCAAATCTATGCCGACAATTTTGCTCATAAGAATATAAACCGTTAAACCCCGGGAAACTGGCTAAATCAGAATCGGTTGACCGCCGGCGGATGGCGGCAGCGGCTCCTTGTGGCCATCCCGGAGGTTGACCATGATGGCAAAGGTGCGGAAGACTTCAACCTTGGTTCGGGCATTTTGCGCCCAGATGCGGATTTTGCAGGAGGTCTGCCCTAAGCTTTCCACCCCGCAATAAATCTTGATGATGTCGCCCTGGGTGACGGGCGAATTAAACTCGAATTGGCCAAAGAGTTTGGTGACAAAGTTGCCCGCCGGAAAGGCGAGGGAAGCGGCGGTATAAGCCATTTCATCGGCCCACTTCATCATGTAGCCGCCAAATAAATTACCGGCGTGATTCAGGAACTCAGGCCGGATCACCAAGGTTTTTTCATGCGTCATGCCGGGGACAACGTAACCCGAACGGCGGGAAAGTCAAAGCCCCGATGCATCAAGGTTTGAGAACGATTTTGCCAGCCAGCGTTCCGGCTTGGTGGATGGTGTTCTCCTCCTGTAAGCGATGGGCGGCAGCGGCCTCCGCCAGCGGCAGAATCCGGCCAATCCGCGATAGCAATTTGCCTTGGGCCATCCACCGGCTCATATCCTCGGCGCAGTGGCGCTGTTCTTGCGGGGTGGCTTGGAACATGGCAAACCCATGCAGCGAACAACCCTTGACATAAAACGGCCCGACGGGGAACGGCGGACGCGCCTCGCGTCCAGCCATCAGCACCATGCGCCCGCGTGGCGCGAGACAGCGGACGGTCTTGTCAAAATCCGGTTCACGCAAGGTTTCAAACCAGACTTGGACACCGCCGGGGGCGAACTTCCGAATTTCCGCTTCGACATCCTGGGTGCGGTAATTGATGGTCAGGGCCGCGCCTAGTTTGTGGGCCAGCGCGACTTTTTCAGGATTGCCCGCCGTGGTGATGACGCGTGCGCCCTCGGCTTTGGCCATTTGGATGACGGCGGAACCGACTCCACCCGTGCCGCCATGGACGAACACGGTTTCGCCACGTTGCAGCTTGGCATCGCGAAATAATCCAAGGTGCGCGGTGATGCCCACCAGGGCGAGCGCGGCGGCGGTCTCGAATTTGACGGAGGCGGGCAGGAGATAGAGGAACTCTTCATGGACGGCGGCGTATTCGGCAAAAGTCCCTTGCCGGCCCAGCAAGCCCTGGTTGCTGCCCCAGACGCGGTCACCCGGTCTGAAACGGCGGGCTTCGGGACCGACTGCTTCGACGACGCCCGCCAGGTCGCAACCCACGATAAATGGGAAGGGCAGGGGCATCGGCACCAAGCCACTGCGGATATAGGTATCCACGGGGTTGACGGAAACCGCATGGACGCGCACGAGCACTTGCGCGCCTGTCACCTGTGGTTTTGGCAGATCTCCGAACCGAATATTCTCCGGGGGACCAACGCTTTCAATATACGCAGCTTTCATCATCATAAGTCCTCAAAATAACCACCGTTTGGCAGAATCAAAATAATTCCGCCAGCAGTGACTGATCCCCGTAAAGCCAAATTTGCTATCGCACTGCAAATTTGGCCGGGCTCCCGATTCTCCCGCCCACCGCTCGCTCGCTATTCCTTCTTGGCCACCTTCACCTCGAGGTGCAGATCGCGCAGTTGGCGCGGTTCGGCAATCCCGGGCGAATCGGTCATCAGGCAGGTGCCTTTGGCCGTCTTGGGGAAGGCAATGACGTCGCGGATGCTGGGCGTGCCGCACAGGATGGCGATGAGGCGATCAAAGCCCAAGGCAATGCCGCCATGAGGCGGAGCGCCGTACCGGAAGGCCTCGAGCATGTATCCAAAGCGGGCCTTGGTCATGTCCGGTGGGATTTGCAGGATTTCTTCGAAGATGGTTTTCTGCACATCGGGCTGATGGATACGGATGCTGCCGCCGCCCAGTTCGACGCCGTTGACCACCACATCGTAGTGCTGGCCGCGGACCTTCTTGGGCTCGGTTTTGAGTAGCGGAATATCCTCCGCGACTGGCGCGGTAAAGGGATGATGGCTGGAGTACCAGCGATTCATTTCCTTGTCGAACGACAGCAGCGGGAAATCCACAACCCACATGAAGTTGAAACGATCGGCCGGGATGGTAAGTTTGCCCTGTTGCTTGAGGACCTCGGCGCAGTAGAGGCGAATCTTGCCGAGAATTTCGCAGGCGTTGAGCCATTGATCGGCGGCGAAGAGAACCAGGTCACCTTCCTCGATGCCGAGCTTTTGCGTAAGCGCGTCCTTTTCCGCCTGGCTGAAGAACTTGACGATGGGGGATTTCCATTCGCCTTTCTCCACCTTGATGAACGCCAGACCCTTGGCGCCAAAACTCTTGGCGTACTCGGTCATGGTTTCGATCTGCCCCTGGGTCGCGCAGGCCAGACCCTTGGCATTGATGGCCTTGACCACGCCGCCGTTGGCAATGGTGCCGCTGAACACCTTGAAGGTGCTGGCGCGGAACTCCTCGGTGAAATCCACCAGTTCAAGCCCGAAGCGGGAGTCGGGTTTGTCAATGCCCCAACGGTTCAGGGCTTCGTAAAAACTGATGCGCTTGAAAGGTGTGGGAATATCCTGGTTGAGCGCGGTCTTCCAGACGCGCTTGAGCAGGCCTTCGATAAGCGCGTAAATGTCCTCACGATCAATGAACGACATTTCCAAGTCCACCTGGGTGAATTCCGGTTGGCGATCGGCGCGCAAATCTTCGTCGCGGAAGCATTTGGCCAGTTGGAAATAGCGCTCGACGCCTGCCACCATGAGAATCTGTTTGAACTGCTGCGGGGATTGCGGCAGAGCGTAGAACATGCCGGGGTTGATGCGGCAGGGCACCATGAATTCGCGGGCACCCTCGGGGGTGGACTTGAACAGCATGGGCGTCTCCACTTCGAGGAAACCATTTTCATCGAAGTAATTGCGCGTGGCCATGGCGATTTTGTGGCGCAGGCGCAGGTTCTTGGCCATTTCCGGTCGGCGCAAATCGAGGTAGCGATGCTTGAGGCGGAGTTCCTCGTTCACCTTGGAGGCGGTTTCCGGGTCGTCCACCGGGAACGGCAGCACCTCGGCCATGTTCAGCACTTCCAACTCGCTGGCGATGATTTCGACTTCGCCGGTGGCGATCTTGGAATTGCTGGTGCCGACGGGGCGCTGGCGCACCGCGCCCGTCACGCGGATGACGCATTCGCTGCGCAACGCGGAAGCCTGCTCGCAAATTGCGGCGGGCGACATGGAGGGATCAAACACGGTCTGCGTGCGCCCCTCGCGATCGCGGATGTCAATGAAGTTGACCCCGCCGAGGTCGCGCCGGGAATGAACCCAGCCGTTTAAAATGACAGTCTGCCCGACATGGGTCAGGCGCAGTTCGTTGCAATGATGCGTGCGTTTCATGTATTTCTTAATCCTGGCGGCTTGGCCGCCGATTTCGGAGTGAGGACAACCATGTCCACCCGGCTCCGCCTGTGTTCAACAGGTGGCGGATAGTGGCCTGAGTGGGAACGTTTTTCCAGTGAAAAATTTAGAGTTCAAAATAACGTGTCTTGATTTTTTGAACACCATTCTTTTTTACAACGGGAAAAGTTTGTAGTACGCTGGTTTTATGAAATTGCGGCAGAGTATCTGGATGGCTATCGGTTGGATGACGCTCAACCTTGTGGTCTTGCCAACGCTGGTCAGCGCGGCCACGGCGGCCAAGCCGAATGTGGTCTATATCTTGGCGGATGACTTGGGCGTGGGCGATGTGAAATGCTTCAACTCCGAGGGCAAGATCGCGACGCCCAACATGGATAAACTGGCGGCGGAGGGCATGAAGTTCATTGATTGTCATTCCTCTTCCGCTGTGTGTACGCCAACCCGATACGGCATTTTAACGGGCCGCTACAATTGGCGGAGCCGGTTGCAATCCGGAGTATTGAATGGGTTTTCTCCGCCGCTGATTGAGGCGGGGCGTTTGACGGTCGCCGAACTCCTGAGGCAAAACGGGTATCACACGGCGGCTTTTGGCAAGTGGCATCTTGGCATGAACTTTGGCGCGAAGGGCCGAGCCGAAAGCACACCGGACAACGCGGACGTTGCCGATGAAGCCGCGACCCGTGCAAATACAGACTATTCCAAACCGATCAAGAATGGCCCGACGGCGGTCGGGTTCGATTATTACTTCGGCATTTCCGCCTCGTTGGATATGCCGCCATTCGTCTATATCGAGAACGACCGGTTCACGGCGCTGCCCACCACGGAGAAAACCTGGCTTCGCAAAGGACCGGCAGCGGCGGATTTTGAAGCGATTGACGTGTTGCCCACGCTGACCAAACGGGTGACCACCTATTTGGGTCAGCGGGCGGTGGAGGCCAGGAACGGCAAGCCGTTTTTCGTCTATATGCCGTTGAATTCGCCGCATACACCCATCCTTCCCACCGCCGAGTGGCAGGGAAAAAGCGGACTGAACGCTTATGGCGATTTCGTGATGCAAACGGATTGGACGGTGGGCCAGGTGATGGCCGCGTTGGAGCAGAATGGTCTGGCGGACAACACCATTCTGGTCATGACCTCGGATAACGGATGTTCGCCGGCGGCCAAGGTGGATGAGTTGACCAGCAAAGGTCATTACCCCAGCATGAATTATCGCGGGTATAAGTCGGATATCTGGGAAGGCGGCCATCATGTGCCATTTATCATTCGCTGGCCGGGGCATATCCAGGCCGGCAGCACCTCGGATCAAACGATCTGCCTGGTGGACCTGATGGGCACGTGCGCGGAAATCCTAGGGGCTAAGTTGCCGGCGAATGCCGGGGAGGATAGTGTCAGCCTGCTGCCCGCACTGTTGGGCAAGGCGGATAAACCGTTGCACGAGGCCGTGGTGCATCATTCCATTGAAGGCCGATTCTCCATCCGGCAGGGCAAGTGGAAACTGGAACTTTGCGCCGGGTCTGGCGGTTGGAGCGCGCCGAAGGAAGGCCCGGCGTTGAAGCAAGGGTTGCCATCCGTGCAACTGTACGACCTGAGTTCGGATGTCGGGGAACAAAACAATGTGCAGGAGAAATATCCGGAAGTGGTGGAGCGCCTGACCCAACTTTTGAAAAAATACGTCGCCGATGGCCGCAGCACGCCCGGTGAACCACAAAAAAATACGGTCGAACCAAACATTTTCAAATCAGTCGCTCCGGCGGCGGCGGGTGGCAAGAAGAAGAAAAAGCAATAATTCGTAAACCGGTAAAGAAGATGAACGCTGAATATCCATTCCTGGTGGACGGCCAGTGGCGGCAGAGCGCCCGGTCGCTTGAAGTTACGTCACCCTACGATGGCGAAGTGGCGGGGATTACCTACCAGGCCTCCCCGGAGGATGTGGAAGGCGCCATCCAGGCCGCCACGCGCGCGTTTGAAATCACCAAACGGCTCCCCACCCATAATCGGGCGGAGATCCTCGAAAAAACGGTTGCCGGCTTGAAGTCGCGCCGCGAGGAAATCGCACGCGTAATCGCGCTGGAGGCTGGCAAACCCATGAAGAACGCGCGCGGCGAAGTGACGCGCGCCATCGCCACCTTCACCGATGCAGTCGAGGAGTGCAAACGCCTGCGGGGCGAGTGGCTGCCGCTGGATTTGGATGCAGCCTCCGAGGGACGGCATGGGTTGGTCCGGCGGTTTCCACTGGGGCCGGTGGCGGCGATCACGCCTTTTAACTTTCCGCTCAACCTGGTGTCTCACAAAGTGGCTCCGGCCCTGGCGTGCGGCTGTTCGCTCGTGCTCAAGCCGGCCACCAAGACGCCACTCACAGCTTTACTGCTTGCGCGGATCGTCACCGAGGCGGGCGCGCCGCCGGGAATGTTGAATGTGCTGCCGTGCGCCTCCCGCGACGCGCAACCGCTCATCACCGATGATCGGTTGAAACTGCTCACCTTTACCGGCAGTGCCCCCGTAGGTTGGGGCTTGAAGGCGCTGGCTGGCAAGAAGCGGGTGGCGTTGGAACTGGGTGGCAACGCCGGCGTGGCGGTGCATTCGGACGCGGACCTGGATTACGCCGCCCAACGCTGTGTCATGGGCGGCTTTGCGTATGCCGGGCAAGCCTGTATTTCCGTCCAGCGCATCTATGTGCATCGTCCGGTGTTCGACGCGTTTGCCGCAAAGTTGGTCGCGCTGACCGCCCGCCTGAAGTTGGGCAATCCGCTTGATGAGGCCACCGACGTGGGCCCGATGATCTCGCTGGAGGAAGCGCAGCGCGCCCAAAAATGGGTGCAAGAGGCCGTGGCGCAGGGTGCGAAGATTCTGCTGGGCGGCGGGCGGGACGGATTGATCATGCATCCGACCATCCTCACCAGCACGCGCCCTGCCATGCGGGTCTGCTGCCAGGAATTGTTTGCGCCGGTGGTCACCTTGGAACCGTATGACGATTTCCGGCAGGCTGTCCACGCCATCAACGACTCCGCGTATGGCTTGCAGGCGGGCATCTTCACGCGCGACGTGCAGGCGATTTTTTCCGCGTTTGAGGAATTGGAAGTGGGCGGCTTGCTGATGAACGATGTGCCCACCTGGCGCTCCGATCCCATGCCGTACGGTGGGATGAAGGATTCCGGCAACGGACGGGAAGGCGTGCGCTATGCCATGGAAGAAATGACCGAACGAAAAATCCTGGTGTTTCACCTGACCGGCAACCCCTGAATCCACAACCTATCATGACTTCCCGCGAACGCATTTTGACCACGCTGGCGCACCGCGAGCCAGACCGCATTCCGGTGGACCTTTCCGGGCATCGCTCCTCGGGCATTGCCGCGCTGGCCTATTACGGTTTGCGCCAATACCTGGGCCTGCCCCAGAAACCGTTGCGCATCTACGATCCCGTACAACAACTCGCCATCGTGGATGAGGATGTCTTGCAGCGGTTCGGCGTGGATACCATTGAATTGGGGCGCGCGTTTGCGCTCGAAGACCGTCACTGGGCCGAATGGGTGTTGCCGGATGGCACGCCCTGCCTGATGCCGGTCTGGGCTAAGCCGGAACGCCAGGGGGCGGATTGGATCATCCGCTCCGCCAGTGGGCGCAGCATCGCCCGCATGCCGGAAGGCTGCCTCTACTTCGAGCAGGAATACTATCCCTTCGCTGAACAGGATGATTTCGCGCGACTCGAAGAGGCCTTCGCGGAATGCATGTGGACGGCGGTGGCCTCGCCGCCTGGGCCGCTCGTGTCCGGGCCGGGCGGAACGGATGCCTTGGCGGAAGGCGCGCGCCGGTTGCGCGTCCAGACGAATCGCGCCATCATTGCGCTCTTTGGCGGCAACCTGCTGGAACTCGGCCAGATGTTTTACCGCAACGACAACTTCTTCCTGCTCCTGGCGGGTGCCCCTGGTCGCGCTCACGCATTTCTCGACCGCCTGGTGGAACGGCACCTGGCCAACCTCGAACGATTCCTCGCGGCAGTGGGGCCGCACATTGACATCCTCCTCTTCGGGGATGATCTGGGCATGCAAAATGGACCCCAGATTTCGCCGAAGATGTACCGCGAATTCTTTTTCCCGCGCCAGCAGCGCATGTGGCGGCGGGTCAAGGAACTCGCGGATGTGAAGATCATGCTGCACTGCTGCGGGGGGGTGCGGGAACTTTTGCCCGGTCTGATCGAGGCTGGCCTGGACACCATCAACCCGGTGCAGATCACCTGCCGCGGCATGGACCCGGCGGAACTGAAGCGCGAGTTTGGCCACGCCCTGACCTTCTGGGGCGGCGGATGCGACACGCGCGACGTGCTGATGCGCGGCACCCCCGCGCACATCCGCGATCACGTCCGGCGCATGATGGACATCTGGCGCCCCGGCGGCGGCTACGTCTTCCAACAAGTCCACAACCTCATGGCCGACGTTCCGCCACAAAATATCGTCGCCATGTTCGATGCTGTGAATGGGAAAGCGTAAGCGTGCGCCCGGTCTCTTGCGACGCACAACCAAACACGGTCAGAGGCCCCTCAAGCAGGGTGCCAGCTCACAACGTCGGTTTCAGTCCCTGCACAGATCTTCCTTCGATCCGATATTCCTTGCGCGCCAGGGCAGCGACGCAGCGCGGGTAGAGTTCTCGCTCGGCAACCTGGATGCGTTCGTGCAGCGTGGCGTAGGTGTCGCCGTCCAGCACCGGCACCGCTTGCTGCCCGATCACGGGCCCGGTATCCACGCCTTGATCCACAAAATGCACGGTGCATCCGGTCACCTTCACGCCGTAATCCAGCGCCTGTTTCCACGCTTCCAATCCCGGAAAGGAGGGGAGCAGCGACGGGTGAATATTAATCACCCGCCCCGCGAAGGCTTTCAAGAATGCGCCTTTGAGAATGCGCATGAACCCGGCGAGCACCACCAATTCCACGCCCGCATCGTTCAACTGGCGGATGTACGCCGCCTCGGTTTCCTCATCCAGCTTGGTGCGAAATTTTCCGGGTGGCGCATAGGTGGCGGGGATGCCGCGCTGCCGGGCGTGGGTCAGGATGCCGGCGTTTTCCACATCGCTCAGCACCAGCGCCACCTGCGCCGGGACTTGCTGCGCGGCGCATGCGTCCGCAATGGCGACAAAATTGGAGCCTTTGCCGGACCCCAGCACTCCGAGACGAAACATATCACGCGAATTCATGCGCCCATTGATACCGTTCCCGGTCGAAAGCGACAAGCTGGATTTACAAACGCCTGCCCATCCGCTAGGCTTTCCCGCGGATAGGTATTCGTGGTTGTATTTGGATATGATATTCCGGCTCACAGAACAATTGGCGTTTCCGAATCCACAACTGGCAATGCGCGGAGAGCATAATGGCTTGCTGGCGGTGGAGGGGGATTTGTCTGTGCCGCGCCTGCTGCTGGCCTACCGCAGTGGGATTTTTCCCTGGAGCGTCAACCCGATCACCTGGTGGTCGCCCGATCCCCGCGCCCTCTTTGAGCTGGACGCCTTTCATGTCTCGCACAGTCTGGCGCGCACGTTGCGCCGGGGCGTTTTTGAAATCACCGTTAATCGCGCCTTCCGGGAAGTGATGATCGCTTGCTCCCGCCCCGATTGTGAGAATCGCTGGATTTCGGAGGAGTTCATTGAAGCCTATTGCGCCCTGCACACCCAGGGGCACGCGCATAGTTTGGAGTGCTGGCGCGATGGGGAATTGGCTGGCGGGATCTATGGCGTCGGCATCGGTGGTGTGTTTGCCGGGGAATCCATGTTCCACCGGCAGACGGACGCCTCCAAAGTGGCGCTCTTCCATTTGATTCAGCGCTTGAAGGAACGCGGCTATGCTTTGTTTGACATTCAGATGCTCACCCCGATCACGCAGCAATTGGGGGCCACTGAAATTCCGCGCCGCGATTATCTGCGCCGGCTGAAAGCGGCGGTCGCGCAAACCTGCCGCTTCGTCTAACTCTGGACGCCAGTTGCCGGTGGCCCCTCATCCAGACAGCGCCGCACCATCTGGGCCAATTGTCCGGGCATGAACGGCTTTTGCAGGTAGAATTTCAACTCATGCAACGCCGTTCCCTGCGCCGAATCCAAGGGGCTGCTGTAGCCGCTGGAATAAATCACCTTCAGGTTCGCCTTTTCGCGCAACAGCATTTGCGCCAGGTCCAGACCGTTCAACCCGCCCGGCATCACGATGTCGGTCAGCAATAATTGGATATTCTGGTGTTGCTCCGCCCAGACCTTAAGCGCGGCTGCGCCGCAATCCGCCTCCAAAACCCGGTATCCCCGCATTTGCAGGATTTCCTTGGCCAGCGAGCGCACATCCAGTTCGTCCTCCACCAGCAGAATGGTTTCGGTGCCCCCACGTACTCTGGGCGGCGGCACGGGAACCTCGGCTAGCGGAGCCACGCGGGCAAGTGCCGGCAGATACACAAAAAAGGTGCTGCCGCCGCCCGGCGAGGTTACCACCTCCAGCCAGCCTTGATGCTGGTCCACAATCCCATCCACCATCGAAAGCCCCAAGCCGGTGCCTTTGCCCACATCCTTGGTCGTGAAGAATGGCTCGAAGATGCGCGGCAACACTTCGGGAGGGATTCCCGTGCCGGTATCCCGCACGCTCAGACGCACAAATTCACCGGCACGCGCACGATCCACTCGCCGCGCCTGATCTTCCGTGACGCGGAGCGTTTCGATGCCGA encodes the following:
- a CDS encoding arylsulfatase codes for the protein MTLNLVVLPTLVSAATAAKPNVVYILADDLGVGDVKCFNSEGKIATPNMDKLAAEGMKFIDCHSSSAVCTPTRYGILTGRYNWRSRLQSGVLNGFSPPLIEAGRLTVAELLRQNGYHTAAFGKWHLGMNFGAKGRAESTPDNADVADEAATRANTDYSKPIKNGPTAVGFDYYFGISASLDMPPFVYIENDRFTALPTTEKTWLRKGPAAADFEAIDVLPTLTKRVTTYLGQRAVEARNGKPFFVYMPLNSPHTPILPTAEWQGKSGLNAYGDFVMQTDWTVGQVMAALEQNGLADNTILVMTSDNGCSPAAKVDELTSKGHYPSMNYRGYKSDIWEGGHHVPFIIRWPGHIQAGSTSDQTICLVDLMGTCAEILGAKLPANAGEDSVSLLPALLGKADKPLHEAVVHHSIEGRFSIRQGKWKLELCAGSGGWSAPKEGPALKQGLPSVQLYDLSSDVGEQNNVQEKYPEVVERLTQLLKKYVADGRSTPGEPQKNTVEPNIFKSVAPAAAGGKKKKKQ
- a CDS encoding aldehyde dehydrogenase family protein, producing MNAEYPFLVDGQWRQSARSLEVTSPYDGEVAGITYQASPEDVEGAIQAATRAFEITKRLPTHNRAEILEKTVAGLKSRREEIARVIALEAGKPMKNARGEVTRAIATFTDAVEECKRLRGEWLPLDLDAASEGRHGLVRRFPLGPVAAITPFNFPLNLVSHKVAPALACGCSLVLKPATKTPLTALLLARIVTEAGAPPGMLNVLPCASRDAQPLITDDRLKLLTFTGSAPVGWGLKALAGKKRVALELGGNAGVAVHSDADLDYAAQRCVMGGFAYAGQACISVQRIYVHRPVFDAFAAKLVALTARLKLGNPLDEATDVGPMISLEEAQRAQKWVQEAVAQGAKILLGGGRDGLIMHPTILTSTRPAMRVCCQELFAPVVTLEPYDDFRQAVHAINDSAYGLQAGIFTRDVQAIFSAFEELEVGGLLMNDVPTWRSDPMPYGGMKDSGNGREGVRYAMEEMTERKILVFHLTGNP
- a CDS encoding uroporphyrinogen decarboxylase family protein translates to MTSRERILTTLAHREPDRIPVDLSGHRSSGIAALAYYGLRQYLGLPQKPLRIYDPVQQLAIVDEDVLQRFGVDTIELGRAFALEDRHWAEWVLPDGTPCLMPVWAKPERQGADWIIRSASGRSIARMPEGCLYFEQEYYPFAEQDDFARLEEAFAECMWTAVASPPGPLVSGPGGTDALAEGARRLRVQTNRAIIALFGGNLLELGQMFYRNDNFFLLLAGAPGRAHAFLDRLVERHLANLERFLAAVGPHIDILLFGDDLGMQNGPQISPKMYREFFFPRQQRMWRRVKELADVKIMLHCCGGVRELLPGLIEAGLDTINPVQITCRGMDPAELKREFGHALTFWGGGCDTRDVLMRGTPAHIRDHVRRMMDIWRPGGGYVFQQVHNLMADVPPQNIVAMFDAVNGKA
- the purN gene encoding phosphoribosylglycinamide formyltransferase — protein: MNSRDMFRLGVLGSGKGSNFVAIADACAAQQVPAQVALVLSDVENAGILTHARQRGIPATYAPPGKFRTKLDEETEAAYIRQLNDAGVELVVLAGFMRILKGAFLKAFAGRVINIHPSLLPSFPGLEAWKQALDYGVKVTGCTVHFVDQGVDTGPVIGQQAVPVLDGDTYATLHERIQVAERELYPRCVAALARKEYRIEGRSVQGLKPTL
- the aat gene encoding leucyl/phenylalanyl-tRNA--protein transferase produces the protein MRPLIPFPVESDKLDLQTPAHPLGFPADRYSWLYLDMIFRLTEQLAFPNPQLAMRGEHNGLLAVEGDLSVPRLLLAYRSGIFPWSVNPITWWSPDPRALFELDAFHVSHSLARTLRRGVFEITVNRAFREVMIACSRPDCENRWISEEFIEAYCALHTQGHAHSLECWRDGELAGGIYGVGIGGVFAGESMFHRQTDASKVALFHLIQRLKERGYALFDIQMLTPITQQLGATEIPRRDYLRRLKAAVAQTCRFV